Proteins encoded by one window of Massilia sp. NR 4-1:
- a CDS encoding adenosine deaminase gives MNTSLRSIVQNMPKAELHIHIEGSLEPELIFALAERNGVSLPYASVEALRAAYAFKDLQSFLDIYYAGASVLLQEQDFYDMTAAYLRRAEADHVRHTEIFFDPQTHTARGVPMATIINGIHRACQDSPVSATLILCFLRHLSEEDAIATLEAALPYRDQFIGVGLDSSEVGNPPEKFARVFSRCKDLGLRLVAHAGEEGPPAYIYAALDVLHVERIDHGVRCLEDHALTRRLAEEGMPLTVCPLSNIKLCVFKDMQQHNLLQLLDAGLVATVNSDDPAYFGGYLNENLLAAFDSLPLGLQHAYQLARNSFVASFLGEADKQKHLDDVDAYFAAFNLT, from the coding sequence ATGAATACATCGCTGCGCTCCATCGTGCAGAACATGCCCAAGGCCGAACTGCATATCCATATCGAAGGTTCGCTCGAACCCGAACTGATTTTTGCGCTGGCCGAACGCAATGGCGTCAGCCTGCCTTACGCTTCCGTAGAGGCGCTGCGCGCCGCCTATGCCTTCAAGGACCTGCAATCCTTCCTCGATATTTACTATGCTGGCGCCAGCGTGCTGCTGCAGGAACAGGACTTCTACGATATGACGGCGGCCTATCTGCGCCGCGCCGAGGCGGACCATGTGCGCCATACCGAAATCTTCTTCGACCCGCAGACCCATACCGCGCGCGGCGTGCCGATGGCCACCATCATCAACGGCATCCACCGCGCCTGCCAGGACAGCCCGGTCAGCGCCACCCTGATCCTGTGCTTCCTGCGCCATCTGAGCGAGGAGGACGCCATCGCCACGCTGGAAGCGGCCCTGCCGTACCGCGATCAATTCATCGGTGTGGGACTGGATTCCTCCGAGGTCGGCAACCCGCCGGAAAAATTCGCGCGCGTCTTCTCGCGCTGCAAGGATCTGGGCCTGCGCCTGGTGGCCCACGCCGGCGAGGAAGGTCCGCCAGCCTATATCTATGCCGCGCTCGATGTGCTGCACGTCGAGCGCATCGACCACGGCGTACGCTGCCTGGAGGACCATGCGCTGACCAGGCGCCTGGCCGAGGAGGGCATGCCGCTGACGGTCTGCCCGCTGTCGAACATCAAGCTGTGCGTGTTCAAGGATATGCAACAGCACAATCTGCTGCAGCTGCTGGACGCCGGCCTGGTCGCCACCGTCAATTCCGACGACCCGGCCTATTTCGGCGGCTACCTGAACGAGAATCTGCTGGCCGCTTTCGACTCGCTGCCTTTGGGCCTGCAGCACGCTTACCAGCTGGCGCGCAATAGTTTTGTGGCATCCTTCCTGGGCGAGGCGGACAAGCAAAAACATCTGGACGATGTGGATGCCTATTTCGCCGCCTTCAATTTGACCTAA
- the moaA gene encoding GTP 3',8-cyclase MoaA produces the protein MTEKIILVSDGRSTVPAIPASLAPATGSVLDSRARPLHDLRISVTDRCNFRCVYCMPKEVFDQHYQYLPHSSLLSFEEITRVARLFIEHGVEKIRLTGGEPLLRRHIERLVEMLARLPTASGKPLDLTLTTNGSLLARKAQSLKDAGLSRVSVSLDALDDATFKRMNDVDFAVADVLKGIDAAQRAGLGPIKVNMVVKGGLNEQEILPMARHFKDTPTILRFIEFMDVGASNGWNMRDVIASDELRRRIHAEMPLLPADPNYSGETAQRWRYADGGGEIGFISSVTHAFCHDCTRARLSTEGQLYTCLFASRGHDLRALLRGGRNDAEISAAIGALWRVRDDRYSELRTINTDGLSRSGSERRVEMSYIGG, from the coding sequence ATGACCGAGAAAATCATCCTTGTGTCGGACGGCCGCAGTACGGTCCCGGCCATTCCCGCCAGCCTGGCGCCAGCGACAGGAAGCGTGCTGGACAGTCGCGCCCGCCCCCTGCACGATCTGCGCATCTCGGTGACCGACCGCTGCAATTTCCGCTGCGTGTACTGCATGCCGAAGGAAGTCTTCGACCAGCATTACCAGTACCTGCCGCACTCCTCCCTGCTGAGCTTTGAGGAAATCACGCGCGTGGCGCGTCTCTTCATCGAGCATGGCGTGGAAAAAATCCGCCTGACCGGCGGCGAGCCGCTGCTGCGCCGCCACATCGAGCGCCTGGTCGAGATGCTGGCCAGGCTGCCCACGGCCAGCGGCAAGCCGCTCGACCTGACCCTGACCACCAACGGCTCCCTGCTGGCGCGCAAGGCGCAGTCGCTCAAGGATGCCGGCCTGAGCCGCGTCAGCGTCTCGCTCGACGCTCTGGACGACGCCACCTTCAAGCGCATGAACGATGTCGATTTCGCCGTCGCCGATGTGCTCAAGGGCATCGACGCCGCCCAGCGGGCCGGACTGGGACCGATCAAGGTCAATATGGTGGTCAAGGGCGGCCTGAACGAGCAGGAAATCCTGCCCATGGCCCGCCATTTCAAGGACACGCCCACCATCCTGCGCTTCATCGAATTCATGGACGTGGGCGCCTCCAACGGCTGGAATATGCGCGATGTGATTGCTTCCGACGAGCTGCGCCGCCGCATCCACGCCGAAATGCCGCTGCTGCCGGCCGATCCGAACTACAGCGGCGAAACGGCGCAGCGCTGGCGCTATGCCGATGGCGGCGGCGAAATCGGCTTCATTTCCAGCGTCACCCACGCCTTCTGCCACGACTGCACGCGCGCCCGCCTGTCCACCGAAGGCCAGCTCTACACCTGCCTGTTCGCCAGCCGCGGCCACGACCTGCGCGCCCTGCTGCGCGGCGGCCGCAACGATGCCGAAATCAGCGCCGCCATTGGCGCGCTGTGGCGCGTCCGCGACGACCGCTACTCCGAACTGCGCACCATCAACACCGACGGCCTGTCGCGCTCCGGCAGCGAGCGGCGCGTCGAAATGTCCTATATTGGGGGTTAG
- a CDS encoding group II truncated hemoglobin: MNETETASPTLYDVIGGESKLREMVDRFYDLMELEPEFAGIRTMHPPSTEGSRDKLFWFLSGWMGGPDLFVERFGHPRLRARHLPFAIASDERDQWLRCMAWAMEDVGIAEDLRVRLMNSFFQTADWMRNKAG; this comes from the coding sequence ATGAACGAGACTGAAACTGCATCCCCCACCCTGTACGACGTGATCGGCGGCGAAAGCAAGCTGCGCGAGATGGTCGACCGTTTTTATGATTTGATGGAGCTGGAGCCGGAATTCGCCGGCATCCGCACCATGCACCCGCCCTCCACCGAAGGGTCGCGCGACAAGCTGTTCTGGTTCCTCAGCGGCTGGATGGGCGGCCCCGACCTGTTCGTGGAGCGCTTTGGCCATCCGCGCCTGCGCGCGCGCCACCTGCCGTTCGCCATCGCCAGCGATGAGCGCGACCAGTGGCTGCGCTGCATGGCCTGGGCCATGGAAGATGTCGGCATTGCGGAAGACTTGCGTGTGCGCTTGATGAATTCCTTCTTCCAGACCGCCGACTGGATGCGGAACAAGGCCGGCTGA
- a CDS encoding two-component system response regulator produces the protein MKLSVYSHPSTIVLVDDSPTFLRSLSYHLGPQPCRGFSDTTEALVWLHASPRRTGLPLRVSFDIHGQQADQRNIAIDVERIHRIASQQQRFAIPSVLVVDYSMPQMSGIDFCKAVQQLPCKKILFTGTGDEKIAVDAFNRGLIDRYIRKSDRSALDLLEREINVLQQTFFLDRSETLRDMLALHDYGFLRCPQLAAVVRELYEMRGFVEHYVFPKPAGIMFCERSGKATLMIIETADSLQAQYEMARDSGAPDSLLQALQDKRIVPFFSQIPGNDGMYSAEVGERWHRYCNAPQICRGAETYYWALFDVPPHLLDSPVFAFDQYRHDGVPQASLV, from the coding sequence ATGAAACTGTCCGTCTACTCCCACCCGTCGACCATCGTGCTGGTCGACGACAGTCCGACCTTCCTGCGCAGCCTGAGCTACCACCTGGGACCGCAGCCCTGCCGCGGCTTCAGCGACACCACCGAAGCCCTGGTCTGGCTGCATGCCAGCCCGCGCCGCACCGGCCTGCCGCTGCGCGTCAGCTTCGATATCCACGGCCAGCAAGCCGACCAGCGCAATATCGCGATCGACGTGGAGCGCATCCACCGCATCGCCAGCCAGCAGCAGCGCTTCGCCATTCCCTCGGTGCTGGTGGTCGATTATTCCATGCCGCAGATGAGCGGCATCGATTTCTGCAAGGCGGTGCAACAGCTGCCCTGCAAGAAGATCCTGTTTACCGGCACCGGCGACGAAAAGATCGCCGTCGACGCCTTCAACCGCGGCCTGATCGACCGCTACATCCGCAAGAGCGACCGCAGCGCGCTGGACCTGCTGGAACGCGAAATCAACGTCCTGCAGCAAACCTTCTTCCTGGACCGCTCGGAAACCCTGCGCGATATGCTGGCCTTGCACGATTACGGTTTCCTGCGCTGTCCGCAGCTGGCGGCCGTGGTGCGCGAGCTGTACGAAATGCGCGGCTTTGTCGAGCACTATGTCTTCCCCAAGCCGGCCGGCATCATGTTCTGCGAGCGCAGCGGCAAGGCCACGCTGATGATCATCGAAACGGCCGACAGCCTGCAGGCCCAGTACGAGATGGCGCGCGACAGCGGCGCTCCGGACTCCCTGCTGCAAGCCTTGCAGGACAAGCGCATCGTCCCCTTCTTCAGCCAGATCCCCGGCAACGACGGCATGTACTCGGCCGAGGTGGGCGAACGCTGGCACCGCTACTGCAACGCGCCGCAGATCTGCCGCGGCGCCGAAACCTATTACTGGGCGCTGTTCGACGTGCCGCCCCACCTGCTGGACAGCCCGGTCTTCGCCTTCGACCAATACCGCCACGACGGCGTGCCGCAGGCCAGTCTGGTGTGA
- the glp gene encoding gephyrin-like molybdotransferase Glp produces MTDKNQISALILAGGRATRMGRVDKGLQPLRGAPLVAHVLEKLKPQVACIAINANRNAEAYAAYGLPVLADALDGFAGPLAGLQVGLRQCGTELLLTVPCDSPFLPADLAPRLQAALHAEDADLAVAVTLEPDEHGVPQRQRHPVFSLVKRSALPQLEAYLDSGMRRMGGWYGALRVAEVLFSDAAAFRNINTLEQLQQEEHDHAPSLQQVISCLSDYDPGALPVRHAQHIIHGFIQPVRTVEKVALRSALDRVLAADLISPIDVPAHDNSAMDGYAFDGAQLQGREQLTLRTIGIAYAGQPSGLRPGPGECVRIMTGGVMPDGCDTVLPQELASASDAASVTFAGHSVRPGDNRRRQGEDLQAGQPALRGGKLIRPADLGLIASLGIAEVPVRRRLRVAFFSTGNELRSIGEPLEEGCIYDSNRYTLYGMLRRLGCDIIDMGVTRDDPAALEAALREACESADAIITSGGVSVGDADYTRAVMDKLGEVSFWKIGMRPGRPMAFGRIRSNGRSAFLFGLPGNPVAVMVTFYFFARNALLRMMGVDGGNNAPLLHVRSAEAIRKKAGRTEYQRGIVSLGADGQPEVRLTGAQGSGILRSMTEANCIIILPDEQGNVAAGEPVAILPFEGLI; encoded by the coding sequence TTGACCGATAAGAACCAGATCAGCGCCCTGATCCTCGCCGGTGGCCGCGCCACCCGCATGGGCCGCGTCGACAAAGGGTTGCAGCCCTTGCGCGGCGCCCCCCTCGTCGCCCATGTGCTGGAAAAGCTCAAGCCGCAAGTGGCCTGCATCGCCATCAATGCCAACCGCAACGCCGAGGCCTACGCCGCCTATGGCCTGCCCGTGCTGGCCGACGCGCTGGACGGTTTCGCCGGCCCCCTGGCCGGCCTGCAAGTGGGGCTGCGCCAATGCGGCACCGAGCTGCTGCTCACCGTGCCCTGCGATTCGCCCTTCCTGCCGGCCGACCTGGCGCCGCGCCTGCAGGCCGCCCTGCACGCGGAAGATGCCGATCTGGCCGTGGCCGTCACCCTGGAACCGGACGAGCACGGCGTGCCGCAGCGCCAGCGCCATCCCGTGTTCAGCCTGGTCAAGCGCAGCGCCCTGCCCCAGCTAGAAGCTTATCTCGACAGCGGCATGCGGCGCATGGGTGGCTGGTATGGCGCGCTGCGCGTGGCCGAAGTGCTGTTCAGCGACGCCGCCGCCTTCCGCAACATCAACACGCTGGAGCAGCTGCAACAAGAGGAGCACGACCACGCGCCCAGCCTGCAGCAAGTGATCAGCTGCCTGTCGGACTACGATCCCGGCGCGCTGCCGGTGCGCCATGCCCAGCACATCATCCACGGCTTCATCCAGCCCGTGCGCACCGTCGAAAAAGTCGCGCTGCGCAGCGCCCTCGACCGCGTACTGGCGGCCGACCTGATCTCGCCCATCGATGTGCCGGCCCACGACAATTCCGCCATGGACGGCTACGCCTTCGACGGCGCCCAGCTGCAAGGACGGGAACAGCTCACGCTGCGCACCATCGGCATCGCCTACGCCGGCCAGCCATCGGGCCTGCGTCCCGGCCCCGGCGAATGCGTGCGCATCATGACCGGCGGCGTCATGCCCGACGGCTGCGACACCGTGCTACCGCAGGAACTGGCCAGCGCCAGCGATGCCGCCAGCGTCACCTTCGCCGGCCACAGCGTGCGTCCCGGCGACAACCGGCGGCGCCAGGGCGAAGACTTGCAAGCCGGCCAGCCCGCCCTGCGGGGCGGCAAACTCATCCGCCCGGCCGACCTCGGCCTGATTGCCTCGCTCGGCATCGCCGAAGTCCCGGTGCGGCGCCGCCTGCGCGTCGCCTTCTTCTCCACCGGCAACGAACTGCGCTCCATCGGCGAGCCGCTCGAAGAAGGCTGCATCTACGACAGCAACCGCTACACGCTGTACGGCATGCTGCGCCGGCTCGGCTGCGACATCATCGATATGGGCGTCACGCGCGACGACCCGGCCGCGCTCGAAGCGGCCCTGCGCGAAGCCTGCGAAAGCGCCGACGCCATCATCACCTCGGGCGGCGTGTCGGTGGGCGACGCCGACTATACGCGCGCAGTGATGGACAAGCTGGGCGAAGTCAGTTTCTGGAAAATCGGCATGCGCCCCGGCCGGCCCATGGCCTTTGGCCGGATCCGCTCCAACGGCCGCTCCGCCTTCCTCTTCGGCCTGCCCGGCAACCCGGTGGCCGTCATGGTTACCTTTTACTTCTTCGCCCGCAACGCCCTGCTGCGCATGATGGGCGTCGACGGCGGCAACAACGCGCCGCTGCTGCACGTCCGCTCGGCCGAGGCGATCCGCAAAAAAGCCGGCCGCACCGAATACCAGCGCGGCATCGTCAGCCTGGGCGCCGACGGCCAGCCCGAAGTGCGCCTGACGGGCGCGCAAGGCAGCGGCATCCTGCGCTCCATGACCGAGGCCAACTGCATCATCATCCTTCCCGACGAACAAGGCAATGTCGCCGCCGGCGAACCCGTCGCCATCCTCCCCTTCGAAGGTCTGATCTAA
- the chrA gene encoding chromate efflux transporter, giving the protein MSQQVPAPVSLRSAFRYWLKLGFISFGGPAGQIAMMHSELVEKRRWISEQRFLHALNYCMLLPGPEATQLAVYIGWLMHKTRGGIIAGTLFILPSLLIMMALSWIYLAYGSVPLIAGILYGLKPAVVAIVLAAAWRVGSRTLRNGALAAIAVLAFIAIALLHLPFPAIVAAAALAGWLGGRWRPIWFQLAPAQATGPQHHGPALIDDATPTPPHARFSNRRLLRTGLSGLLLAGAVWLLLAGVFGWRTPLAQMGWFFSKAALLTFGGAYAVLPYVYQGGVETFHWLTPAQMMDGLALGETTPGPLIMIVAFIGFVGGWTHAVYGPWLAAGGLAGAAVAAWFTFLPSFIFILAGGPLVEATRGSIRMTAPLTAISAAVVGVIASLAVFFGQHVFHPDGRWDGPAIALGALACLALVRFKMGTVVLLVTCAIAGVVLSYPG; this is encoded by the coding sequence ATGTCCCAACAAGTCCCCGCTCCCGTCAGCCTGCGCAGCGCCTTCCGCTACTGGCTGAAACTCGGCTTCATCAGCTTTGGCGGCCCGGCCGGCCAGATCGCCATGATGCACAGCGAGCTGGTGGAGAAACGGCGCTGGATCTCGGAACAGCGCTTCCTGCACGCCCTCAACTACTGCATGCTGCTGCCCGGCCCGGAAGCCACCCAGCTCGCCGTCTATATCGGCTGGCTAATGCACAAGACACGCGGCGGCATCATCGCCGGCACCCTCTTCATCCTGCCATCTTTGCTCATCATGATGGCTTTATCCTGGATTTACCTCGCCTATGGCAGCGTGCCGCTGATCGCCGGCATCCTCTACGGCCTCAAGCCGGCCGTGGTCGCCATCGTGCTGGCCGCCGCCTGGCGTGTAGGCAGCCGCACCCTGCGCAATGGCGCGCTAGCGGCCATCGCCGTCTTGGCTTTTATTGCGATCGCCCTGCTTCATCTGCCTTTTCCCGCCATCGTCGCGGCGGCCGCCCTCGCCGGCTGGCTCGGCGGCCGCTGGCGCCCCATCTGGTTCCAGCTGGCGCCGGCACAGGCCACCGGCCCGCAGCACCACGGCCCCGCCCTGATCGACGATGCCACGCCGACGCCGCCCCATGCCCGCTTCAGCAACCGCCGCCTGTTGCGCACGGGCCTGAGCGGCCTGCTGCTGGCCGGCGCCGTCTGGCTGCTGCTGGCGGGCGTCTTCGGCTGGCGCACGCCGCTGGCCCAGATGGGCTGGTTCTTCAGCAAAGCCGCCCTCCTGACCTTCGGCGGCGCCTACGCGGTATTGCCCTATGTCTACCAGGGTGGCGTGGAAACCTTTCACTGGCTGACCCCGGCGCAGATGATGGATGGCCTGGCCCTGGGCGAAACCACGCCCGGCCCGCTGATCATGATCGTCGCCTTCATCGGTTTCGTCGGCGGCTGGACCCATGCTGTCTACGGCCCCTGGCTGGCGGCGGGCGGACTGGCCGGGGCGGCGGTGGCGGCCTGGTTCACCTTCCTGCCCTCCTTCATCTTCATCCTGGCCGGCGGCCCGCTGGTGGAAGCCACGCGCGGCAGTATCCGCATGACAGCGCCGCTGACCGCCATTTCGGCCGCCGTGGTGGGCGTCATCGCCAGCCTGGCCGTATTTTTCGGGCAACATGTTTTCCACCCGGACGGGCGCTGGGATGGCCCGGCCATCGCCCTCGGCGCCCTCGCCTGCCTCGCCCTCGTCCGTTTTAAGATGGGTACCGTAGTTCTTTTGGTCACCTGTGCAATCGCTGGCGTCGTGCTATCGTATCCGGGTTGA
- a CDS encoding ABC transporter permease, whose translation MFLQALRMTARDWRAGQLRFLLLALIVAVAALSATGFFIDRLRTALNRDAHQLLGADLLVFSDKPLPEAWRAEARQRGLLLAETVAFPSMAQAGEGDATQSLLVALKAVSPGYPLRGRLKVTTRAAQAHESIGSFAEGVPAPGTVWIDPNILAGLQVEVGSTLRLGDKRFTVAQLIASEPDRGGGFINFAPRVMLPLADLAATGLEQPGARIGYRLLLAAPSTRQMAAVEAYGDWLKAKIKDEKLKGVSIETLAEGRGEMRATLERADRFLSLVGLLSAMLAAVAVAMAARRFMTRHLDSCAMLRCLGLTQNQVTGIYLTEFLLVGLAGSLLGALLGFASHFLLLEMLGKLVTADLPPPTVAPLLHGVATGMLLLAGFALPPILQLRNVPHNRVIRREQAPPRPMALATYGLGLASFFVLLLWQAGDLQLAAYTGLGFLGAFAVFALTGWLGLKALKPLRGVVDTQSWRFAITSLQRRPGATVVQIVALSLGLMALLLLTVVRGDLMTAWRNTLPPDAPNRFIINIQPDQKEAIAARLAQAGVQRAPMYPMVRGRLVAVNDKAITPDTYEEERARNLADREFNLSTMADIPQGNEIAAGQWYADRAGAPAEASVEKELAKTLKLKLGDTMRFDIAGSLVEAKITSLRKLEWGSMRVNFFVIINPSAMAETPQTWITSFHLPKQALALGNTLAREFPNLTIIDIGGVLREIQTVLDQVIVAVEFLFVFTLASGVLVLYAALMGSQDERTREAGLLRALGATRKQLAQAQLIEFTLVGGLSGLLAASGAAALGWALATYQFKFAWSFSPAVWAAGLAAGALCAIVGGWLGLRSVLSRPPLQTLREA comes from the coding sequence ATGTTCCTGCAAGCCCTGAGAATGACGGCGCGCGACTGGCGCGCTGGCCAGCTGCGCTTTCTGCTGCTGGCGCTGATCGTTGCCGTGGCCGCGCTGTCGGCCACCGGCTTCTTCATCGACCGCCTGCGCACGGCGCTGAACCGCGACGCGCACCAGCTGCTGGGCGCGGACCTGCTGGTGTTTTCCGATAAGCCCCTGCCCGAAGCCTGGCGCGCCGAAGCGCGCCAGCGCGGCCTGCTGCTGGCCGAGACGGTGGCTTTTCCCAGCATGGCCCAGGCGGGCGAGGGCGACGCCACCCAGTCGCTGCTGGTGGCGCTGAAGGCGGTCAGCCCCGGCTATCCGCTGCGCGGCCGGCTGAAGGTGACGACCCGGGCGGCGCAAGCGCATGAAAGCATCGGTTCTTTTGCCGAAGGCGTTCCGGCGCCGGGCACGGTGTGGATCGATCCCAACATCCTGGCAGGCTTGCAGGTCGAGGTGGGCAGCACGCTGCGCCTGGGCGACAAGCGCTTTACCGTGGCCCAGCTGATCGCCTCCGAGCCGGACCGCGGCGGCGGCTTCATCAACTTCGCGCCGCGCGTGATGTTGCCGCTGGCCGACCTGGCGGCCACCGGACTGGAACAGCCGGGCGCGCGCATCGGCTACCGCCTGCTGCTGGCGGCGCCGTCCACGCGCCAGATGGCAGCGGTGGAGGCCTATGGCGACTGGCTCAAGGCCAAGATCAAGGACGAAAAGCTGAAAGGCGTGTCGATCGAAACGCTGGCCGAAGGGCGCGGCGAGATGCGCGCCACGCTGGAGCGGGCCGACCGCTTCCTCTCGCTGGTGGGCCTGCTGTCGGCCATGCTGGCGGCGGTGGCCGTGGCGATGGCGGCGCGCCGCTTCATGACGCGCCATCTGGATTCCTGCGCCATGCTGCGTTGCCTGGGCCTGACGCAAAACCAGGTGACTGGCATTTACCTGACCGAATTCCTGCTGGTCGGCCTGGCCGGCAGCCTGCTGGGCGCCTTGCTCGGTTTCGCCAGCCATTTCCTGCTGCTGGAAATGCTGGGCAAGCTGGTGACGGCCGACCTGCCGCCGCCGACCGTCGCGCCGCTGCTGCATGGCGTGGCGACCGGCATGCTGCTGCTGGCCGGCTTTGCCCTGCCGCCCATCTTGCAACTGCGCAATGTGCCGCATAACCGCGTGATCCGGCGCGAACAGGCGCCGCCGCGTCCCATGGCGCTGGCGACGTATGGCCTGGGCCTGGCCAGCTTCTTCGTGCTGCTATTGTGGCAGGCGGGCGATCTGCAATTGGCCGCTTACACGGGCCTGGGTTTCCTCGGCGCCTTCGCCGTCTTTGCCTTGACCGGCTGGCTGGGGCTGAAGGCGCTCAAGCCGCTGCGCGGCGTGGTCGATACCCAGAGCTGGCGCTTTGCCATCACTTCGCTGCAGCGCCGTCCGGGCGCCACCGTGGTGCAGATCGTCGCGCTGTCGCTGGGCTTGATGGCCTTGCTGCTGCTGACCGTGGTGCGCGGCGACCTGATGACGGCCTGGCGCAATACTTTGCCGCCTGACGCGCCGAACCGCTTCATCATCAATATCCAGCCGGACCAGAAGGAGGCGATTGCCGCCAGGCTGGCGCAGGCCGGCGTGCAGCGCGCGCCCATGTATCCGATGGTACGCGGACGCCTGGTGGCGGTGAACGACAAGGCCATCACCCCGGATACCTATGAGGAGGAGCGCGCGCGCAACCTGGCCGACCGTGAATTCAATCTGTCGACGATGGCGGATATCCCGCAGGGCAACGAGATCGCCGCCGGCCAATGGTATGCCGACCGCGCCGGCGCGCCGGCCGAAGCCTCGGTGGAAAAGGAACTGGCCAAGACGCTCAAGCTGAAACTGGGCGACACCATGCGCTTCGATATCGCCGGCTCCCTGGTGGAGGCGAAGATCACCAGCCTGCGCAAGCTGGAGTGGGGTTCGATGCGCGTGAATTTCTTCGTCATCATCAATCCATCGGCGATGGCCGAGACGCCGCAGACCTGGATCACCTCCTTCCATCTGCCGAAGCAGGCGCTGGCCCTGGGCAATACGCTGGCGCGCGAATTCCCCAACCTGACCATTATCGATATCGGCGGCGTACTGCGCGAAATCCAGACGGTGCTGGACCAGGTCATCGTGGCGGTGGAGTTCCTCTTCGTCTTCACCCTGGCCTCGGGCGTGCTGGTGCTGTATGCGGCGCTGATGGGATCGCAGGACGAGCGCACGCGCGAAGCGGGCCTGCTGCGCGCCCTGGGTGCCACGCGCAAGCAGCTGGCGCAGGCGCAGCTGATCGAGTTCACCCTGGTGGGCGGCTTGTCCGGCCTGCTGGCGGCCAGCGGCGCGGCGGCCCTGGGCTGGGCGCTGGCGACCTACCAGTTCAAATTCGCCTGGTCCTTCTCGCCGGCCGTGTGGGCGGCGGGACTGGCGGCGGGCGCGCTGTGCGCCATCGTCGGCGGCTGGCTGGGACTGCGTTCGGTGCTGAGCAGGCCGCCGCTGCAAACCCTGCGCGAGGCGTAA
- a CDS encoding DNA recombination protein RmuC encodes MEAILLWLVLAACALIVGLQLVLLLRGRSGGVDADLAERLDRVEREVRLQLQATAQAQRQEMSGTLTQAHAATVQQLDGMRRQIEALTESNARRLLEVRLTLENKMRELQTDNGTRLEEMRKTVDEKLHATLETRLSESFRQVSERLERVHQGLGEMQQLALGVGDLKRVLTNVKTRGTWGEVQLEMLLEQVLTPEQYAKNVETVAGSNARVEFALKLPGQQEGGAPVWMPIDAKFPKEQYERLLEAAERADAEGVAVAGRELERAVRGEARTIAEKYLAPPATTDFAILFLPTEGLYAEVMRRPGLADELQRQHRISIAGPSTLTALLNSLQMGFRTLALEKRSSEVWQVLGAVKTEFAKFGDVLAATRSTLERAARNIESAEVRSRQMARKLKSVEALPAEAAQLLLGAAQEQDSEELDSL; translated from the coding sequence ATGGAGGCGATCCTGCTCTGGCTCGTGCTGGCCGCCTGCGCCCTGATCGTGGGCTTGCAGCTCGTGCTGCTTCTGCGCGGCCGTAGCGGCGGCGTGGACGCCGACCTGGCCGAGCGCCTGGACCGCGTCGAGCGCGAAGTGCGCCTGCAATTGCAGGCCACGGCCCAGGCCCAGCGCCAGGAAATGAGCGGTACGCTGACCCAGGCCCATGCCGCCACCGTGCAGCAGCTGGACGGCATGCGGCGCCAGATCGAGGCGCTGACGGAATCGAATGCGCGCCGCCTGCTGGAAGTGCGGCTGACGCTGGAAAACAAGATGCGCGAGCTGCAAACGGATAACGGTACGCGCCTGGAGGAAATGCGCAAGACGGTGGACGAGAAGCTGCACGCGACGCTGGAAACGCGCTTGAGCGAATCGTTCCGCCAGGTGTCGGAACGGCTGGAGCGCGTGCACCAGGGCCTGGGCGAGATGCAGCAGCTGGCCCTGGGCGTGGGCGACCTGAAACGCGTGCTGACCAATGTCAAGACGCGCGGCACCTGGGGCGAGGTGCAGCTGGAAATGCTGCTGGAGCAGGTGCTGACGCCGGAGCAGTATGCCAAGAATGTGGAAACGGTCGCCGGCAGCAATGCGCGCGTGGAATTCGCGCTCAAGCTGCCGGGCCAGCAGGAAGGCGGGGCGCCGGTGTGGATGCCGATCGACGCCAAGTTCCCGAAAGAGCAGTATGAGCGCCTGCTGGAGGCGGCGGAACGGGCCGACGCCGAGGGCGTGGCCGTGGCCGGGCGCGAACTGGAACGGGCGGTGCGCGGCGAGGCGCGCACCATCGCCGAGAAATACCTGGCGCCGCCGGCCACCACCGATTTCGCCATCCTCTTCCTGCCGACCGAAGGCTTGTATGCGGAAGTGATGCGCCGCCCCGGTCTGGCCGACGAGCTGCAAAGACAGCACCGCATCAGCATTGCCGGTCCATCGACCTTGACGGCGTTGCTGAACAGCCTGCAGATGGGCTTCCGCACGCTGGCGCTGGAAAAGCGCTCGTCGGAAGTGTGGCAGGTGCTGGGCGCGGTGAAGACGGAGTTTGCCAAGTTTGGCGATGTGCTGGCGGCCACCCGGAGCACGCTGGAACGGGCCGCCCGCAATATCGAATCGGCCGAAGTGCGCAGCCGCCAGATGGCGCGCAAGCTGAAGTCGGTGGAGGCGTTGCCCGCCGAGGCAGCCCAGCTCTTGCTGGGCGCGGCGCAGGAACAGGATTCGGAAGAACTCGACAGCCTCTGA